One segment of Paenibacillus sp. FSL R7-0337 DNA contains the following:
- a CDS encoding excinuclease ABC subunit UvrA, translating to MVSLVHANDIVIKGARENNLKNVNVRIPKRKITIFTGVSGSGKSSLVFDTISVEAQRQLNETFSAYIRNRMPRYSQPDADLIENLSTAVVIDQKRLGGNSRSTVGTITDIYAMLRLLFSRIGKPHIGNSHVFSFNDPAGMCLECSGVGQVVQFDVEKLLDRSRSLNDGAILFPAFKVGGWLWNTYAHSGLFDNDKQLAEYTQEEMDVLLHGKESKIVYNTKGGAIESDYEGLLPKLTRLYLKRDSSELSEAKRESIDRFLSYSECSLCKGSRLNQEALGCRINGYNIAECAAMEIGGLIRIIEAIQEPVAGPMKEGILTRLNHLVSIGLEYLSLDRQTSTLSGGESQRIKMVRHLSSSLTDMIYIFDEPSVGLHPRDVHLLNGMLRQLRDKGNTVLVVEHDREVMEIADYIIDVGPHAGARGGTIVYDGDFAGLLRADTLTGRYLKQSLPLKTSVRVPTGRMSVACTSLHNLKEVSVDIPVGVLTVVTGVAGSGKSTLINGAFLPSHPEAIVIDQSAAGTSIRSNPATYTGIMDDICRLFAAANKVSASLFSFNSKGACANCQGLGMIYTDLAFLEPIRTTCEVCAGRRFSDEVLSHKLNGQSISDVLAMTVREASAFFSKKELLHKLQTLEDVGFGYLTLGQPLSTLSGGECQRIKLAEELHKEGSLYVMDEPTTGLHMSDISGLMDIMNRLVDSGNSVVVIEHNLDVIKSADWIIDMGPEGGHRGGQIVFEGTPSQLAAKHSITGEYLRKALHSDLF from the coding sequence ATGGTGAGCTTGGTGCACGCTAATGATATCGTCATTAAAGGCGCGAGAGAGAATAATCTGAAAAACGTGAATGTCCGTATCCCGAAACGAAAAATCACGATCTTCACTGGCGTCTCAGGTTCAGGCAAATCTTCGCTGGTCTTCGACACCATCAGTGTCGAAGCACAGCGGCAGCTTAATGAGACGTTCTCCGCATACATCCGCAACCGGATGCCCAGGTATAGTCAGCCAGACGCCGATCTCATTGAGAACTTGTCTACAGCCGTTGTCATCGATCAAAAAAGACTCGGTGGCAACTCCCGTTCAACGGTTGGCACGATCACGGATATCTACGCGATGCTCCGGCTGCTGTTCTCCAGAATCGGCAAACCGCACATTGGTAATTCGCATGTATTCTCCTTTAACGACCCGGCCGGTATGTGCCTGGAGTGCTCCGGAGTGGGACAAGTGGTGCAGTTCGATGTAGAGAAGCTGCTTGACAGGTCCAGGTCGCTGAATGATGGCGCGATCCTGTTCCCCGCTTTCAAAGTGGGGGGCTGGTTGTGGAATACATATGCCCATTCCGGACTGTTCGACAACGATAAGCAGCTCGCTGAATACACACAGGAAGAAATGGATGTCCTCCTGCATGGCAAAGAGAGCAAGATCGTCTACAACACCAAAGGCGGAGCTATCGAATCGGATTACGAAGGTCTATTGCCCAAGCTCACACGCCTGTATCTGAAGCGGGACAGCAGCGAGCTGTCCGAAGCCAAACGCGAATCCATTGACCGCTTCTTGTCCTACAGCGAATGCAGCCTGTGTAAGGGAAGCCGGCTTAATCAGGAAGCCTTAGGCTGCCGGATTAACGGATACAACATCGCAGAGTGTGCGGCTATGGAGATTGGCGGGCTTATTCGTATCATCGAAGCCATTCAGGAACCCGTTGCCGGGCCTATGAAGGAGGGAATCCTGACCCGGTTGAATCATCTGGTCTCGATCGGGCTGGAGTATCTCAGTCTGGACCGGCAGACCTCAACATTGTCGGGAGGGGAGTCGCAACGTATTAAGATGGTCCGTCATCTAAGCAGCAGTCTTACCGACATGATCTATATTTTTGACGAGCCAAGCGTCGGGCTGCATCCGCGGGATGTTCATCTTCTGAACGGCATGCTGCGCCAGCTCCGGGACAAAGGGAATACGGTACTTGTTGTTGAACATGACCGCGAAGTGATGGAAATTGCCGATTATATTATTGATGTAGGACCTCATGCAGGTGCCCGTGGCGGTACAATCGTCTATGATGGTGACTTTGCAGGCTTACTCCGTGCGGATACATTAACAGGACGGTACTTGAAGCAAAGTCTGCCCTTGAAGACATCTGTCAGAGTGCCAACGGGACGAATGAGCGTAGCCTGCACCAGCCTGCACAATCTGAAGGAGGTGAGCGTTGATATCCCTGTTGGAGTTCTGACTGTGGTAACGGGAGTTGCCGGCTCAGGCAAAAGTACGCTGATTAACGGAGCCTTCCTGCCCTCACATCCGGAAGCCATCGTCATTGATCAGTCGGCTGCGGGCACATCCATCCGCTCTAATCCGGCTACCTACACGGGAATAATGGACGACATCTGCCGGCTGTTCGCAGCCGCCAACAAGGTAAGCGCTTCCCTGTTCAGCTTCAATTCCAAGGGAGCCTGTGCTAACTGTCAGGGTCTAGGTATGATCTACACAGATCTGGCGTTTCTGGAGCCCATTCGGACGACTTGTGAAGTGTGTGCGGGCAGACGGTTCAGCGATGAAGTGCTGTCACACAAACTGAATGGACAATCCATTAGCGACGTCCTGGCTATGACGGTACGGGAAGCTTCGGCGTTCTTCAGTAAGAAAGAGCTGCTCCACAAGCTGCAGACGCTGGAGGATGTGGGATTTGGATACTTAACGCTGGGCCAGCCTTTGAGCACCCTGTCGGGCGGTGAATGCCAACGTATCAAGCTGGCTGAGGAGCTTCACAAGGAGGGCAGCCTCTACGTTATGGACGAGCCGACAACCGGACTGCATATGTCCGATATCTCTGGTCTAATGGACATTATGAACCGACTGGTCGACAGCGGCAACTCAGTGGTGGTCATCGAACATAACCTTGATGTGATCAAGAGTGCAGACTGGATTATTGACATGGGTCCCGAGGGCGGACACCGGGGCGGCCAAATTGTATTTGAGGGCACGCCCTCCCAGCTTGCTGCTAAACATTCTATAACGGGGGAGTATCTGCGCAAGGCTCTCCATTCTGATTTATTCTGA
- a CDS encoding DJ-1/PfpI family protein, with translation MLNVQIVLFDGFDLLDAIAPYEVFCAAVMYAENSLHVELVTAEGPRSVPSGINGLRIEASSRLDPERAGIILVPGASGDAEGDGPDSVPVLLRRAMETELTGMIGQALQHDDRIIATVCGGSLVLAMGGLLEGRPAVTNHLGMDLLGATGAVPVPARVVDDGNLVTGGGVTSGLDVALYLVERELGPRIAHAVEQLFEYERRGTVWKDTGINPSVNNSPASDELSTTVNKTAMNPASGTPHSNNTRASLFDGNWDTTLATPIGKLGVKLSISTRNNKIYGTATQGDETSEFMNPVLQDNKLSWSLRITKPMRLNLKFEVGVNGDQILGIAKAGLLPASKLTGNRIS, from the coding sequence ATGCTTAATGTTCAAATTGTGCTGTTTGACGGCTTCGACCTTCTGGATGCGATAGCCCCTTACGAGGTCTTCTGTGCTGCAGTTATGTATGCTGAAAATTCGTTACATGTAGAATTGGTCACCGCCGAGGGACCGAGATCCGTGCCTAGCGGCATTAACGGGTTGAGGATTGAAGCCAGCAGCAGACTGGACCCGGAACGAGCGGGCATCATTCTCGTACCTGGCGCGTCCGGGGATGCCGAGGGGGATGGGCCCGATTCGGTTCCGGTTCTTCTGCGCCGGGCCATGGAGACCGAATTGACCGGCATGATCGGGCAGGCTCTCCAGCACGACGACAGGATAATCGCTACCGTCTGCGGCGGTTCACTGGTGCTGGCCATGGGAGGCCTTCTGGAAGGCAGACCGGCGGTAACGAACCATCTGGGCATGGACTTACTTGGTGCAACGGGTGCAGTTCCCGTCCCGGCTCGCGTTGTGGACGACGGCAATCTGGTGACCGGCGGCGGCGTAACTTCAGGACTGGATGTAGCACTATATCTGGTGGAACGGGAGCTTGGGCCCCGTATCGCGCACGCGGTTGAGCAATTATTCGAGTATGAACGTAGAGGCACAGTTTGGAAGGATACCGGCATAAATCCAAGCGTAAATAACTCACCGGCAAGCGATGAACTAAGCACCACGGTGAACAAAACAGCGATGAACCCCGCGTCCGGCACGCCACATAGCAATAACACGCGGGCATCGCTTTTTGATGGAAATTGGGATACTACGCTCGCTACGCCCATAGGGAAGCTGGGGGTCAAGCTCTCCATCTCCACAAGAAACAATAAGATCTACGGCACGGCGACGCAAGGAGATGAGACCAGCGAGTTTATGAACCCGGTGCTCCAAGATAACAAGCTGAGCTGGTCACTGCGAATTACCAAACCTATGCGCTTGAATCTCAAATTTGAAGTTGGTGTCAATGGAGATCAAATCCTTGGTATTGCAAAAGCGGGTCTTCTGCCTGCATCCAAATTAACAGGAAATCGAATTTCCTAG